Below is a window of Populus trichocarpa isolate Nisqually-1 chromosome 3, P.trichocarpa_v4.1, whole genome shotgun sequence DNA.
AAATTTGTCTGATGAGATGGTTGCCACTGCTTGTCTTTCAGAAGCAGCTAATAATGCATCATCTTCGTCTAGTAAATCAGATCTGATAGACTTTTTAATCCGAGAAATgagagaggaagagaaggcCATTCCTTCCGTGGTTTATGAATTAAATTCTTCCGTTTACTACTTTTGCAAGGCCAAAATGATGGAGGATGCATTGAAGACGTATAAAAGAATGCAACACATGAAAATCCAACCAACAGTGCAAACTTTTTCTTATCTGATCGATGGGTTTTCTTCTTTGGGTATGTATCGAGATATCACAATCTTGTGGGGGGATATCAAGAGGAACGTGGGTAGCAAGGACTTAGAGGTGAGTAGGGATCTCTATGAGGTTTTGCATTTGAACTTTCTCCGAGGAGGTTATTTTGAGAGAGCAATGGAGGTCATTGGTTATATGAAAGAGCGTAATATGTACTGCGACAAGTGGATGTACAAAGATGAGTTCTTGAAGCTTCATAAGAATCTATATCGGAGTTTAAAAGCATCAGAGGCAAGAACAGAGGCTCAAAGCAAGAGGCTTGAGCATGTCAAGGCATTTAGGAAATGGGTTGGCATTGATTGATATCTATATGAAGTTTTCAAGTGCATAGGGCATCCATAAATCAATGTCTTTGGTTGGCCTTACAAAGCTGAAGCTTTGTCTTGCAACAGTTTTGATCCATGGCAGCTGAATGTGAATGCTATTGCATAAATGATGGCACTGGAAGTGAATTCTGGGTCTGATCGACCTGATGTTTTACAGAAGtcataatccaaaaaaaaatttaaataaaattctatttgtAGACCCTTCTAGTTGGATGTAACTCGGCATCATCTTGTCGCAAAAGAATCTTTTGATTCCAAATACTTTGTTAAGTTGGCTTACAAACCCAACTTGCATTCAAAAGAGTTTGGAAGGCTAAATTGATGCACATCGCGACGTTTTGCATTATTATTGGTAAGCTTCCTCTCTCTGCCCATCCAATCCAGTAGGGCTATTGATCCTTACAAAATCAACCATAATCAACATTTaaaccccttttttttccttttcctgagtcttaactttatttttttcatctaattaaacaaaatttgagTTAATTCCATCTATTGTTAAACACTTCTCcgttcattagaaaaaaaaacatgtccagGGAATATAAATACGTGTACGGAATTGGATAAGGTAGGTTAATTGTAACTTCTTTGTGCTGCCAATGAAATTCTTCAGCCAACGCAGTTAGTAACAACCAAATTAAGCCACAGAACTTTGATGATAAAATGGTCAATGTGGAAGCATCTAGGAAGCTGAAACCATTCTCAAGACAGAAGCACCATCATTTTGATCATGAGTTGTAGAGAATTGgggtaaaatattttgatttctccGATAATACAGACTTCGGATTAGCAGTACTAATGACTCTAGTTTATGTTGCATAAAGACAACATGTTCAAGAATTAGGCTCAGAGAACCAACACAAATTAATGGTTCACGCTATAAGGCAGGCATTAGAGTGATGGCTTTAGCGTCCTCTGTTTCAGCACCACCTCTTTTCCTTCCGTTCTTCTCCATCCTGCTTAGTGCACAGTGGAATCTCTTTGTAAGACGTTTCGGAGAACCTGTTTCGCGCTCGAATGCTCGAACCTCTTATATATTAGAGGCTAGCTGATGGCTTCAAATTCCAGCAACTGGaactctttctttccttttttttctttgggtcTACTCACCTCATTAACTTGAAAATATGTGCCATTGAGTGGAAAGCTTCCTTTCATAGCTATCCTGCATGGTATCTGCGCATGTGTTATTTTGCTTTAGTTTATAACATAATCTTCTACTTTCTGAGAATAAGAACATGCACATTGACACAGTTTTTACTTGCCAAAATTGTTCCACGAACCATACCAGCCTTTTGTTCTCAAATACCTTCACAAGCAAAACATGTTCTCTGATCACAGAGTTGTGATCCTTGTGAGTTGCATAATTTCACAGGTGGCTGGCTTGAATTTGGAGTTTCACCTGGCATAAGGCATTAAGTCAGGTTTGATGAATTATCATTTAGCAAAAATGAACCAAGAAGTGTGAATTAAATCCATGATTTTCTTgaacttttaaatatattgttgaaCTACTTGGATTCATTGACCTATCTTTCAGAATTATATCTCATCTTATTAAAAGTGTACCTGCTTGCCATATAGAGAGAAGGAAGGGTACTGAATcatccttttctcttttgtcGAGCTGTTCAGACAAGTCAGTCAGAAATCGAGTTTAAGTAAGCCGACACAATTTATTACATCACAAAGAAGTGACAGGGAGCTATAACTTACCCAAACCAGAAGCTCATGATTATCTGGAAGTTCATACCTGTATAATAGAGTAAAAgaacaattaaatatataataattaaatctaaacaATTTGTTCTTGTACTTGTATTCATAG
It encodes the following:
- the LOC18096903 gene encoding DEMETER-like protein 3, which gives rise to MKCVISWRTEHQVYELPDNHELLVWLDKREKDDSVPFLLSIWQAGETPNSSQPPVKLCNSQGSQLCDQRTCFACEDTMQDSYERKLSTQWHIFSS